The proteins below come from a single Mercenaria mercenaria strain notata chromosome 3, MADL_Memer_1, whole genome shotgun sequence genomic window:
- the LOC123525343 gene encoding transmembrane protein 214-B-like: MASAGNWSVVGKTKKTKGQNQNLTKAQRKQFVDNMPRIAPLDPVKEDSTIYDAFVIREQQRYERKQQEKFADKIEAGKEPNGKGISDGAMKKKNVQKKKTEQTPKKKPFEDGIKEQSKVHFHENQLWLKGLVTISNINWALVTERNTEKYLKKESTDYPASLMKKGCTKVLTSVLADCNAATLEHVLYFCIMTMLDESQNGNSTYGYKIFLQLLVRGSPDIVLSKLQQYKEIVRSVQNRPERCMSVMWALGQVGYPSLRAGIRVWLEIMQPCLGSKAIGNFCLQYLETILSLHSKNLDQAGGEIKLREFFGLFDVLHGQGLPGDVRKRLMALYPQLKRIAHGKNVDSSLRNFFPSYLTRANPDTSKELKPEVLSCLMDCLSKDKHTYALWCQLYTKHLRQSRVLLLHISNNWERARGLLDLKLLQQTLMTFMRTNEEGSQGKNAGEWESMTTVCEDLLKKMSKPRFPWRLLMFFLISTVIAVVAYDVYTSKTLKDSKIVRFLEAYGVLGVLQKIWTTLVYYADIIFGWLQVNVPVYYEKVYNTVAPVVVKVAEALVQFWDNTKQHRTYVAEKVYSFAPSVWDEVGKYLALCWDFILEYTYWIQGHIAICYKHTYHWVEKNIIQGDFSTHYVQQTLTWSANKVQNFTLSAVEWCRQLWT; encoded by the exons atGGCAAGTGCCGGTAACTGGTCAGTTGTTGGTAAAACAAAGAAAACCAAGGGTCAGAATCAAAATCTGACCAAGGCTCAGAGGAAGCAATTCGTCGATAACATGCCAAGGATTGCTCCACTTG aTCCTGTTAAAGAAGATTCTACTATCTACGATGCATTTGTCATCAGAGAGCAACAGCGTTATGAaaggaaacagcaggaaaagtttgcagataaaatagAAGCTGGCAAAGAGCCAAATGGCAAGGGCATTTCTGATGGTGCTATGAAAAAGAAGAATGTGCAGAAAAAGAAGACAGAACAAACACCAAAGAAAAAGCCATTTGAAGATGGAATTAAAGAG CAGTCTAAGGTCCACTTCCATGAAAACCAACTGTGGCTAAAGGGTCTGGTCACCATATCCAACATAAATTGGGCACTAGTCACGGAACGTAACACTGAAAAATACCTTAAGAAGGAGAGTACTG ATTATCCGGCCTCCTTAATGAAGAAGGGATGTACGAAGGTGTTGACCTCTGTGCTTGCTGACTGTAACGCAGCCACACTGGAACATGTACTGTATTTCTGCATCATGACTATGTTGGATGAAAGTCAGAATGGCAATTCTACATATGGTTACAAGATCTTTCTTCAGCTTCTTGTCAGGGGCAGTCCAGATATTGTCCTGTCAAAACTGCAGCAG TATAAAGAGATAGTGAGAAGTGTGCAGAACCGACCGGAGAGATGTATGTCTGTCATGTGGGCATTAGGACAGGTGGGATATCCAAGTCTTAGAGCTGGTATAAGAG tttggtTAGAGATAATGCAGCCCTGTCTTGGTTCAAAAGCTATTGGGAACTTCTGTCTACAGTATCTGGAGACAATACTCAG CTTACACAGTAAAAATTTGGACCAGGCTGGAGGGGAGATCAAACTACGTGAATTTTTTGGGCTTTTTGATGTGTTACATGGTCAAGGCTTGCCAGGTGACGTACGCAAGAGGCTGATGGCTTTATACCCCCAACTCAAG AGAATAGCTCATGGTAAAAATGTGGATTCCTCACTGAGAAACTTCTTCCCATCCTACTTAACAAGAGCCAACCCTGACACCAGCAAAGAGTTGAAACCAGAG GTGTTGTCATGCCTAATGGATTGCCTGAGTAAAGATAAACACACTTATGCCCTGTGGTGTCAGCTGTACACTAAACATCTCAGACAGTCTAG AGTGCTGCTTCTGCATATCAGTAACAACTGGGAAAGGGCCAGGGGCTTGTTGGATCTGAAGTTACTTCAGCAAACACTGATGACGTTTATGAGAACCAATGAAGAGGGTTCCCAGGGGAAGAatgcaggggaatgggagagtATGACCACTGTTTGTGAG GATTTATTGAAGAAAATGAGCAAGCCAAGGTTTCCGTGGAGACTGTTGATGTTCTTCCTGATTTCCACGGTGATAGCAGTTGTAGCATATGATGTATACACAAGTAAAACTCTGAAAG ATTCCAAAATTGTGAGATTTCTTGAAGCATATGGGGTTTTAGGAGTTTTACAGAAGATCTGGACAACACTTGTGTATTATGCTGACATCATATTTGG TTGGTTACAGGTAAATGTACCAGTTTATTACGAGAAAGTGTACAACACAGTTGCCCCAGTTGTTGTTAAGGTAGCAGAGGCTCTCGTTCAGTTCTGGGACAACACAAAACAACACAGGACATATGTTGCAGAAAAG GTGTACTCATTTGCCCCAAGTGTTTGGGATGAAGTTGGGAAGTATCTGGCCCTCTGCTGGGACTTTATCCTAGAATATACATACTGGATACAGGGACACATAGCAATCTGCTATAAACATACCTACCATtgggtagaaaaaaatattataca GGGTGATTTTTCAACACATTATGTACAACAGACATTGACTTGGTCTGCTAATAAAGTTCAGAATTTTACTTTATCTGCAGTAGAGTGGTGCCGTCAGTTATGGACTTAA
- the LOC123523631 gene encoding uncharacterized protein LOC123523631 codes for MRILTALVICSIWRISTTNGTNQISQLLSRVENVENAVRKRNVVIEEQENRIRRLQLELQKERTQRLDTQAKLENRINQLTQRNDKLERCIDDQDGHIERLINQYQSQYADREKRKRFLTNGLETTAFHATLDHYTGLQHVRVGSTIPFPDVKLNIGGGYQNTSSVFVAPQAGVYVFSTSIMSFWNPNGELHAGIMKNGVYQAGAYVNDIGGPPEQGSVTISMLLGVGDRVWVQHVVHDDGTLYGDGLSSFMGCLIFTA; via the exons ATGCGGATATTAACAGCATTGGTCATTTGCAGCATTTGGCGGATTTCTACAACAAATGGAACCAACCAAATATCACAGTTGTTGTCGCGAGTGGAAAATGTAGAAAATGCGG TTAGAAAACGAAATGTTGTTATAGAGGAACAAGAAAACCGAATACGCCGGCTTCAGCTTGAACTGCAAAAAGAACGAACACAACGTCTAGACACACAGGCTAAATTAGAGAATAGGATCAACCAACTAACGCAACGAAATGATAAGCTAGAACGCTGTATCGATGACCAAGATGGACATATCGAACG ATTGATTAACCAATACCAAAGTCAATACGCTGATAGAGAAAAAAGGAAACGCTTTTTAACTAATGGCTTAGAAACAACTGCTTTCCATGCAACCCTTGACCACTATACAGGTTTACAACATGTTCGTGTCGGCTCGACAATTCCCTTCCCAGATGTGAAACTGAACATTGGTGGAGGATACCAGAACACATCAAGCGTGTTTGTTGCTCCACAGGCTGGTGTTTATGTTTTCTCAACGTCAATTATGAGTTTTTGGAATCCCAATGGAGAGTTACACGCGGGCATAATGAAAAATGGCGTGTACCAGGCCGGGGCCTATGTAAATGATATTGGCGGCCCGCCTGAACAGGGCTCAGTCACCATAAGTATGTTATTAGGAGTTGGCGACAGGGTTTGGGTTCAACATGTGGTTCATGATGATGGTACCCTATATGGAGATGGCCTTTCAAGCTTCATGGGATGTTTAATTTTCACCGCGTAA